The Haloterrigena turkmenica DSM 5511 genome includes the window CGTCGTCGTGCTGGCCCACATGGGCCTGCCCGTGCCGGCGGAGCGCGTGCGCCTCCGGCGGTTCGACGACCTCCACTACCACGCCAAGACCCAGGGGACCCTCGACGCGGGCGCCTTCGAGTCGACGGTGCGGGAGTTCGCCGACCTCGCCCAGGGCGGCGAGGGCTCGCTCGTACTGGTCGACGAACTCGAGAGCATCACCGAGCCCGGCGCGTCGGCGAAGATCATCGCCGGCATCCTCGAGGCGCTCTCCGAGAACGGCGCGACGGCCGTCTTCGTCTCCCACCTCGCCGGCGAGATCCGCGAGATGGCCGACTACGACGTGACCGTCGACGGCATCGAGGCAGTGGGGCTCGTGGACGGCGAACTCGAGGTCAACCGCTCGCCCGTCAAGGACCACCTCGCGCGGTCGACCCCCGAGTTGATCGTGGAGAAACTGGCCGACGAGGCCCGGGACGACGCGGTCGCGACCAACGGCGGCGCGCCGGACGGCGAGGGCGATCCGGAACCCGTCTTCTACGATCGGCTGCTCGAGAAGTTCGACTAGTTCGGCTCGCTCGCCCCGTCCGCTCGGCTACCGCTCGATTTCCGTGTCTCTCGAGGCGTCGGTTACGGGCGGACCGCGATCGAACGCCCATCGAACGGCGTTCCGTCCTGCGGCTCGAGACAACGCGATCGGCATGCGGTGGCGCGCGCTGTCGGCCGCCTGAACGATAGTGAGGGCGGCCGACGATCCCGTGCGAGGTCTTCGCGAACCTGTGAGTGAAGGCCTGGAAGTCGCGAACCGTCTTCCTCTAGATGAATGACCGGAGGGAGCGTTAGCGCGGGACCTCCGGTCCCGCACTACTCGTGAAGGGCTCGCACAGTGTCAGCGCCGTCTCCTCGTAATGCTCAGGAATGTCGCCAGCGCGCGACGCCGAGGCGCGAACCGGTACGGAAGCGGGCGAAACACGACCCGCGTGACGACGGTTTGGACGCGACCACAGAATCGGCTCGGCCGGAGTCCTGTTCTCGCACATGCAAGTGAAATAGCTACGCACGTACCCGGGCGATGCTATGGCATGCCCTATCAGTTCGAGTGTTCGGCGGATCACTGCCAGTTCATAATCCGCTCGAGCAGCTCCGACGAGGTAGAGCGGTTGGTCCGAGCGCACGTTCGAATGACCCACAACGGACGGATCGCGAAGGCCGATATCGAACGCGAAACGGAGCGCGTCGAACTCGCGTAGCCGGCCCGTGCGACCGAGTCGATCACGCCGGAGACGCTACCGATCGGCCGTTCAATTGTGCCAGTCTAGAATTCGCTGATGCCCCCACGAGTCCACCGTGTCGTCGACCGGATGACCGGTGATCGCAGTGAGCGAATCGGCGTCGTGCTCCTCGAGGAAGTCGGCGAGTTCGTCGGCGTACCGGGCGATCGCCTCGAGCGTCTCTTCGTCTTGCAGCGCGAAGGCTTCGACGATGGAGTCGGGCGCCGCCTCCGGCGCGACGTAGGTCTCTTTGCGAGCGTACTCGCCGATCTCCCGCAGCGTCGCCGGCGAGTGATCAGTGAACTGATCGAGCAGGAAATCGGGGATCGTCGCCGGTGGGTTCGGTGGGGTCATATCGGTCACCTCGGCTGACTGTTGACTTCATGAACATTAATCATTGTGATGTGATCACACGCACCGGTCGGCCGTACGCTGATCGCGGGATCGGGCGCCCGAACCATTAAGACGCTGCGGCAGCAGGGTGAAAGTGATGGCAGACGACCCCGAAGAGGGGATGTTGTCGTGGGACGAATCCGTGTTCCGGGACGAGCACGTCTTCGAGATCGACTACGTTCCCGAGACGTTCAAGCACCGCGAGGGCCAGACGCAGGGCCTGACGTACGCGCTTCGGCCGGCGGTGCGCGGCTCCCGGCCGCTGAACGTCATGGTCCGCGGACCGCCGGGCACCGGCAAGACGACGGCCATCCAGAAGCTGTTCGACGAGGTGGGCGCCCAGACCAGCGACGTCCGTACCATCCGCGTCAACTGTCAGGTCAACGCCACCCGGTACTCGGTGTTCTCGCGGCTCTTCGAGGGGACCTTCGACTACGAACCGCCCTCTTCGGGGATCTCGTTCAAGAAGCTGTTCGGCCAGATCGCCGAGAAGCTCGTCGAGGAGGACAAGGTGCTCGTCGTCGCCTTGGACGACATCAACTACCTCTTCTACGAGAACGAGGCCTCGGACACCCTCTACTCGCTCCTGCGGGCTCACGAGGAGTACCCCGGCGCGAAGATCGGGGTCGTCGTCGTCTCCTCCGACCCCGCCTTGGACGTCATCGACGAACTCGACTCGCGGGTCCAGAGCGTCTTCCGCCCCGAGGACGTCTACTTCCCCGTCTACGACCAGCCCGAGATCGTCGACATCCTCGAGGAGCGCGTCACACGCGGCTTCAACGACGGCGTCATCGGCCGGGACACTCTCGAGTACGTCGCCGACCTCACCGCCGACAGCGGCGACCTGCGGGTCGGGATCGACCTGCTGCGCCGGGCCGGGCTGAACGCCGAGATGCGCGCCAGTCGTACCGTCGAGCGCCAGGACGTCGAGGACGCCTACGAGAAGTCCAAGTACATCAACCTCTCGCGGAGCCTCTCGGGGCTGACCGACACCGAGCGGACGCTGCTCGAGGTGATCGCCCACCACGACGGCGAGCAGGCCGGCGACGTCTACGAGGCCTTCCACGAGGAGACCGAACTGGGCTACACGCGCTACTCGGAGATCGTCAACAAACTCGACCAACTGGGGCTGATCGACGCCGACTACGCCGAGGTCGACGGCCGCGGTCGCTCGCGGTCGCTGTCGCTGTCCTACGAGAAGGACGCGGTGCTCGAACGGCTCGAGTGAGCCGTATCGACCCCTCGAGTCGTCGCATTTCGAGCCGCTGAGTCTCACCGTCGCCGCTCGCCTCGTCGGGTCGAGAGCAATGCCGGCCCGCCGCTTAACCGCCGACGCGGCGTCGGTCGAGGTATGCCGACCCTCCTGATCTACGGCTCGTACGGGTTCGTCGGCGGCCTGATCGCCGAGGAGGCGATCGACCGCGGACTGGATCCGATCCTGGCTGGCCGCGACCGAGAACGGCTCCGCCAGCAGGTCGACGAACTCGGCCAACGGGGCCGCCGGTTCTCGCTCGAGGATCCAGTGACCGTCGCGACGGCCCTCGAGGACGTCGATTGCGTCCTCAACTGTGCGGGCCCGTTCTCGAACACGGCCGAACCGCTCGTCGAAGGCTGCCTCCGCAGCGGAACCGACTACGTCGACATCACCGGCGAGATCCCCGTCATCGAGTCGATCCACGACCGGGACGAGGAGGCGACGGAGGCCGGCATCACGCTGCTCCCGGCGGCCGCACTCTCGACGATCCCGATGGACTGTCTGGCCGCCCACCTCGCCGACCGGCTGCCGGAGGCGACTCACCTCGCGCTGGGCGTCGACTCGTTTCGCGTGCCCTCGATCGGCACGCTCCGAACGGTCATCGAGGGCGCCGACACCGAGAACGCCGTCCGCCGCGACGGCGACCTCGAGAGCGCGCCGACGGGGTGGAAGACCCGCGAAATCGACTTCGGTCGCGGGGAGCGACCGGCGGTGACGATGCCGATGGGCGACATTTCGACGGCCCACTACACGACCGGAATTCCGAACGTCGAGATGTACGCGGTGATGCCCCAGCCCGCTCGCACCGCGCTGCGGCTGCATCGCTACCTCTCGCCGGTGTTCGAGTCGAAACCGGTGCGCTGGACGCTGAAGCAGTTGGCCGGCGTCCGCGACGGTCCCTCCGAGCGGGCCCGCGAGCGCGGCTCGGCCTACGTCTGGGGCGAAGCACGCACCGAAGACGGCGAGCGCGTCGTCTCCCGTCTACGGACGCCCGATCCGTACGTCGTTACCGTCGACGGCGCGGTGACGGTCGCTGAGCGGGTGCTCGCGGGCGACGCCGACGCCGGGTTCCAGACTCCCGCCGGCGCGTTCGACGCCGACTTCGCCTTCGAACTCGAGGGCGTCGAGGGCTTCTTCGACGAGTCGACGCCCGACGAAACGTCACCGGTGAATCCGCTGCTTCAGTAACACCGACTGCCACGTTTCTCGCCTCGAGAGCATCGGTACACGGCGACACGGCCCACGAGGCCGCCAAGCGAGCCCACGACCGACAGCTCGATCGCGAGCGAGACATCGACCCGAAGCGGCCGCTCGCGTCGCTTCGGGAGTGACGCGTCCGCCCTACAGTTCGAGCGTGTAGACCGCCTCGTCGTAGCACTCGCCGTCGATCTCGACCTCGCCGACGTCGGTTCGTTCGAACCCGAATCCCTCGTAGAACTGCCGGCTGGCGTCGTTGGACGCGAAGTCGAAGGCACGGATCCGCTCGACGTCGTAGACCCGGAGTTGCTCGACCAGTCGCTCGTGGAGATCGGTGCCGACGCCCGCCGCCTGACGGTCGGGGTCGACGTACATCCGGAGGATGTCGGCCGTGTCGCCCTGGACGACCGCGTGAGTGAAGCCGACGATCTCGCCGTCATCGTCGTCGGACTCCGCCTGACTTCCGTCCGCCGCTTCCACGACGAGGACGACCGTCCCCGGCGCCTCGAGCGGCATCGAGTCGTCGGTGTACCAGTTCTCGACGGTTCGGTCGATCGCGTCTTCGTCGAGTTCGTCGTAGGTATCGTGCCAGGTTTTCCGAGCGATCGCTCGGATGTCCGGAAAATCGTCGTCCGCTGCCGGACGAATCCTCATACTCGTACTTACGAGGACGGACGTAAAGTGACTTCGACCGCGAGACCGAATCACGGCGCTGATTCGACGCGAAAAGGGTCAGTTCGGTCGTCCGGGACGGCTCACTCGCGAACGTCGAATCCCCGCTCGCGGAGCAGGTCGGGCACCCGATCCCGGTGGTCGCCCTGCAGTTCGATCCGGCCGTCGTCGACGGTCCCGCCCGTCCCCATCGAACTCTTGAGATCCGACGCGATCGATTTGATCTCGTCCGACTCGAGGTCGAACCCCTCGACGATCGTCACCGGCTTGTCGTATCGACGGCTCTCCGTCCGAATCGACAGCATCTGCTGTGACGTCTCGAGGTCGCCCTGGCTGTCGAGTTCGTCGAGCAAGTCGTCGAGTTCGTCGTCGTTTGACATGCGATAGCATAGGACCGGTACGGGGGATAGCCCTGTCCTTGCTTTCGCAACGGTCGAAAGACGGCGGCCCGACAACGGCGTCGGTCACTCCTCGCGTTCGACCGACTCTTCGAGATCGAACTCGAGGATGTCCCCCTCGCTGACGTCGTGTTCGGTCGTCCATTCGTAGTTGGCCTCGAGCACGTACCGTCCCCGGCCGGGATAGCGCTGATCGTTTCCGTCCTCGTTCGGACCCGGTGCCGGCGCGTGATGGATGTCGGTGATCGACCCGTCCGCGTCGGCGTAGACGATGTCGATGCCGAAGTCCATCTCCCGCATGACGAAGGTGCGCTCCTCGACCGACTCGTAGACGAACAGCATGCCGCGATCCGGCGGCAGTTCCTCGGTGTCGCTGAGGCCGAGATACCGGAGGTCAGACGTGTCGGCGATCGCCGCCGTTACCGTCCCGAGTTCGTCGCCGTCGGCGGTCACAGCCCGAACCTCGGTCGTCTCGTAGTCCTCGTGAACCGTTTCCGCGGCGTTTGCCTCGGTCGCGGTCGAGTCGTTCGCGGTCTCCGACTCGTCGATCGACGGCTCGTTAGTCGGTTCGATCTGTCCCTCGCCGTTCGTCTCCTTCGAGTCGCCCGCGTCGAGACAGCCGGCGACCGCGACCGCGCCGGCGACGCCGAGAAGGCGTCGGCGGCTCACCTCGTTCGTCATACCGGTGGCTCCAACGATGCGGAAGAAGTCACTTGTGCACGGTCGGGTGAATGAACCGCTCGGAGAGCGGTCAACAGTCGAACCAGTGTCGACAGCGAGCACGTTAGAGCCGCGATTTGATCGTCTCCGCCGTCTTCTCGCCGATTCCCTCGACGCTCTCGATGTCGTCGACGCTGGCCTCGCGGACGTTCTCGACGCTACCGAACCGGCCGAGGAGTCGCTTTCTCGTCTCGGGGCCGACGCCGGGGACGTCGTCCAGCACCGTCTTAACCTCGTCGCGGACGGTCTGGTGGTACTGGACGGCGAAGCGATGCGCCTCGTCGCGCACGCGCTGGAGGAGGTGGAGGTGCGGCGCGTCGCTGGGCCACGAGAACGTCCGGTCGGGCGTGACTACGCGCTCTTCGGCCTTCGCCAGCGCGACCGCGGGTACGTCCCAGCCGACGGCGGCCAGCGCGTCGCGGGCCGCCTCGAGTTGCCCCTCGCCGCCGTCGATCAGGAGCAGATCGGGGTCGGGCCGATCGTCGCGGCCCTCGACGGCGCGGCTGGCGCGCCACTCGAGGAGGGCCCGCATGTTGTCGTAGTCGTCATTCTGATCGGTGAGCTTCTTCCGGCGGTAGTCGGCCTTCTCCGCGCTACCGTCGACGAACGTCACGTCGCTGCCGACCGCCGACTTCCCCTGGGCGTGGCTCACGTCGAACCCCTCGACCCGCCGGGCCGCGTCGATCTCGAGGGCGTCGGCGAGCATCCCGCACTCGTCGCGACCGCCGACGTTCCGGCGAGCGTTCTTCAGCGCGAGGTCGACCAGTTTGGCCTCTCGGCCGGCGCCGGGGACGCGGACCGAGACGCCCTCGGCCTCGAGCCACGCCGCGACCTCGTCGTCCCCGTGGCGTTCGGGCAAGAGGAGGGCGTCGGGCAGGTCGCGCTCGGCGTAGTACTGGACGATGAAGGCGGCCAATACTGCGGGGACGCCGCCCTCCTCAGTTCCGGCGCCTTCGGCCGCGGGCGCCTCGAGGGTGTGTCGATCCCGGTCGACCAGTTTCCCGCGCTCGGCGCGCAGGCGAGCGACGGTCGCGTCCTCGCCCTCGATGGCGACCCCGAGGACGTCGACCGCGCGCTCGTCGCCGACCGACTGGACCGCCTCGCCGCCCTCGCCGTGGAACGTCTCGACGGTCTCGAGGCGGTCCCGGAGGTTCGCCGCGCGCTCGAAGTTCTGGTCCTCCGCGGCGGCTTCCATCTCCCGGCGCAGCGGGTCCGCAAGGATGCCCGTCTCGCCCTCGAAGAACCGCTCGACTGCGGTCACGTCCTGCGCGTAGCTCTCGAGGTCGATCTCGCGGGTGCAAGGCGCGGTACAGAGCCCCATCTCGTAGTCCAGACAGGGGCGATCCCGACCGCTGTACTTGTGGTCCGAACAGCCGCGGACGCCGTAGGTCTCCCGCAACGCTTTGACGACGGTCTCGACCTGCCCCTTGTTCGTGAAGGGGCCGAAGACGGTCGGCCCGCTCGCGGCTCCGCCGCTCGCACTCGAGGCGCCTTGCGCCTCGCCGTCCGGGTCGCGCGTGATCTCGATCCGCGGGGCCTCGTGGTCGGTCAGCTGCACCATCGGATAGGACTTGTCGTCCTTGAGCCGGACGTTGTAGCGGGGCTGGTGGCGCTTGATCAGGTTCGCCTCGAGCAACAGCGCCTGCGTCTCGGTGTCGGTGACGGCGATCTCGATCTCGTCGGCGCGGTCGACCATCCGGCGGATCCGCGCCGTCCGCGGATCGGCGTAGGAGCGGACGCGACTCCGGAGATCGACAGCTTTCCCGACGTAGAGGGTGGTTCCCTCGGCCCGGAACTGGTAGACGCCGGGCTCGCGCGGCAGCGACTTCGCTCGTTCGCGGACCCCGTCGGCGTTCATCGACGGGCCTAGGGCGTCAGTGGCTTTCAGCCTGACTCATCGGCCTCGGCGGTCGACGACTCGTTGGTTGATGGGGCGTCACTCGATTGGTCGGCAGTTGACGGCTCGTCGGTCGCGGAGTCGTCGGCCGGCGAGCTTTCGATAGCGTCGCCGTCAGCGGGCGTCGAGTCGGGTCCGATCGCCTCCTCGAGGGCGACCGCCCGCCCGGTCTCGAGGTCGGCGTCGGTGACCGGGAGAAAGATGTCGTCGCCGCCGCTGACCCGAAGGGCGAGTCGCCGGGTGCGCGACCGGGCGTAGCCGGCGAACCAGAGGGCGGCGAGCGCGAGCAGGAGTCCGCCGCCGACGAGGATCGAGAGATCGAACACCGTCAAAATCATCGCGAGCGTCTCGAGGGCGGCGTCGGCGATGCCGGTCGGATCGCCGGTGGCGCCGGCGTAGTCGTCGGCGAGGCCCGCGAGGTCGACCGTCGTGCCGACCAGAAGCAGGCCGAGCCCGAGGAACAGGAAGAGGGCCGCCCAGAGGAGCCGTCCCGGCGCGCTGTCGGTTTCGACGGAGACCCGCGTGACGTTCGGCCGGTCGGCGGACCGGTAGTTCGGCCCGTCCTCGTCGGGCGTGAAGGCCAGCACGCGACGGTTCGTGACGACGACCGTCGCCCGCTCGAGGTCGACGCGGTGCTGTTCGCGCTCGCGCTCGTCCAGCAGCTGGTCGACGTGGTCGCTCCAGGTCCCCTGCATGGAGTCGTACTCTCCGACCTCGAGCGGCAAGTAGCTCGCGGCGTCTGGCACTGCGTGAGATCGTCCGCGCGGTGTCGCCGGACGAGAGACGCGGTACATTCTCGGTCGTCGACGCCCAAGGGCCGGGTATGAGTGAGTCGACGGTTCAGTGCTGGCTCGTCGAGCGCGACTTCGACAGCCGGAACATCGTGACGCTCGTCTACGCGACGCCCGACGGATCGCGGTATCAACAGCGGGAGCGGTCGGGGCAGTCGCTGCAAACCGGCGCCGAAGTCACCGCAGCGGTCGACGTCCCCGAGGACGAACTCGAGCCGGTTGACGACGAGGAGACCAGAAAGCGGTACGCCACAGAGGCCGAACGAACCGCCGAGCAGTACGGCCCCGACGAGCCGATCTAGGCCGTTTTTTCCCCTCGTCGACCCGGAATATTATCGCGGGGGAGTAACAACTCTTATCGGACGCGGGTGAGACCACACAGCTATGCCAGCTATTACAGTCGATAGCCTGACCAAGTCCTACGGTCAGACCCTCGCGCTCGAGGACCTCTCGTTTCAGGTCGAAGAGGGCGAGGTATTCGGCTTCCTCGGTCCGAACGGAGCCGGCAAGTCGACGACGATCAACGTCATCCTCGACTTCATCCGGCCGACCGCCGGACGGGTCGAGGTTCTGGGAATGGACGCCCAGGCCAACAGCCGCGAGATCCGCTCGCGGACCGGCGTCCTCCCGGAGGGCGTCGAGACCTACGACCGCCTGACGGCCCGCCAGCACCTGGAGTTCGCCATCGACTCGAAGGGGTCCGACGACGATCCCGAAACCCTCCTCGAGCGCGTCGACCTCGCCGACGCCATCGACAAGAAGGCCGGCGGCTTCTCGAAGGGGATGTCACAGCGACTCATGCTGGCGAT containing:
- a CDS encoding DUF1059 domain-containing protein, which translates into the protein MPYQFECSADHCQFIIRSSSSDEVERLVRAHVRMTHNGRIAKADIERETERVELA
- a CDS encoding translation initiation factor; translated protein: MSNDDELDDLLDELDSQGDLETSQQMLSIRTESRRYDKPVTIVEGFDLESDEIKSIASDLKSSMGTGGTVDDGRIELQGDHRDRVPDLLRERGFDVRE
- a CDS encoding saccharopine dehydrogenase family protein; this translates as MPTLLIYGSYGFVGGLIAEEAIDRGLDPILAGRDRERLRQQVDELGQRGRRFSLEDPVTVATALEDVDCVLNCAGPFSNTAEPLVEGCLRSGTDYVDITGEIPVIESIHDRDEEATEAGITLLPAAALSTIPMDCLAAHLADRLPEATHLALGVDSFRVPSIGTLRTVIEGADTENAVRRDGDLESAPTGWKTREIDFGRGERPAVTMPMGDISTAHYTTGIPNVEMYAVMPQPARTALRLHRYLSPVFESKPVRWTLKQLAGVRDGPSERARERGSAYVWGEARTEDGERVVSRLRTPDPYVVTVDGAVTVAERVLAGDADAGFQTPAGAFDADFAFELEGVEGFFDESTPDETSPVNPLLQ
- a CDS encoding ORC1-type DNA replication protein, producing MADDPEEGMLSWDESVFRDEHVFEIDYVPETFKHREGQTQGLTYALRPAVRGSRPLNVMVRGPPGTGKTTAIQKLFDEVGAQTSDVRTIRVNCQVNATRYSVFSRLFEGTFDYEPPSSGISFKKLFGQIAEKLVEEDKVLVVALDDINYLFYENEASDTLYSLLRAHEEYPGAKIGVVVVSSDPALDVIDELDSRVQSVFRPEDVYFPVYDQPEIVDILEERVTRGFNDGVIGRDTLEYVADLTADSGDLRVGIDLLRRAGLNAEMRASRTVERQDVEDAYEKSKYINLSRSLSGLTDTERTLLEVIAHHDGEQAGDVYEAFHEETELGYTRYSEIVNKLDQLGLIDADYAEVDGRGRSRSLSLSYEKDAVLERLE
- a CDS encoding GNAT family N-acetyltransferase; the encoded protein is MRIRPAADDDFPDIRAIARKTWHDTYDELDEDAIDRTVENWYTDDSMPLEAPGTVVLVVEAADGSQAESDDDDGEIVGFTHAVVQGDTADILRMYVDPDRQAAGVGTDLHERLVEQLRVYDVERIRAFDFASNDASRQFYEGFGFERTDVGEVEIDGECYDEAVYTLEL
- a CDS encoding DUF192 domain-containing protein, producing MTNEVSRRRLLGVAGAVAVAGCLDAGDSKETNGEGQIEPTNEPSIDESETANDSTATEANAAETVHEDYETTEVRAVTADGDELGTVTAAIADTSDLRYLGLSDTEELPPDRGMLFVYESVEERTFVMREMDFGIDIVYADADGSITDIHHAPAPGPNEDGNDQRYPGRGRYVLEANYEWTTEHDVSEGDILEFDLEESVEREE
- a CDS encoding excinuclease ABC subunit C; the protein is MNADGVRERAKSLPREPGVYQFRAEGTTLYVGKAVDLRSRVRSYADPRTARIRRMVDRADEIEIAVTDTETQALLLEANLIKRHQPRYNVRLKDDKSYPMVQLTDHEAPRIEITRDPDGEAQGASSASGGAASGPTVFGPFTNKGQVETVVKALRETYGVRGCSDHKYSGRDRPCLDYEMGLCTAPCTREIDLESYAQDVTAVERFFEGETGILADPLRREMEAAAEDQNFERAANLRDRLETVETFHGEGGEAVQSVGDERAVDVLGVAIEGEDATVARLRAERGKLVDRDRHTLEAPAAEGAGTEEGGVPAVLAAFIVQYYAERDLPDALLLPERHGDDEVAAWLEAEGVSVRVPGAGREAKLVDLALKNARRNVGGRDECGMLADALEIDAARRVEGFDVSHAQGKSAVGSDVTFVDGSAEKADYRRKKLTDQNDDYDNMRALLEWRASRAVEGRDDRPDPDLLLIDGGEGQLEAARDALAAVGWDVPAVALAKAEERVVTPDRTFSWPSDAPHLHLLQRVRDEAHRFAVQYHQTVRDEVKTVLDDVPGVGPETRKRLLGRFGSVENVREASVDDIESVEGIGEKTAETIKSRL